In Acidobacteriota bacterium, the sequence ACCGAGACCGACCTGCCGGTGAAGATGCCGCCGATGCGGCTCCGCCGTAGGATGTCCCGCTTCACGCGCAGGGCCGTGAAGTTGGTCCCGAGCGCTCCGCCGGACGTGTCGTCGGTCTGGATGTTCAGCGCGCCGATGGAGTAGCGGCCGGCCTTGCCGGTCAGTCGCGCCCCGCCGAGAATCGGCACGGTCTCGCCGCCGGTCAGGCCGATGCGGCGGCTGTAGAAGACCTGCGGCACGTCGCCGCCGCCGAAGAAACCCGATCCGCCCAGCCGGGAGGCGCGGAACTGACCGCCCGCGTTGCCGGCCGCGCGTCCGAAGTCGAAGATGCCCCGGCCTTCCAGGAAGAACTCCCGCTTCTCGGGGAAGAACAGGTTGAACCGCGACAGGTTGAGCTGCGCCTCGTCGGCCTCCACTTGCGCGAAGTCGGTGTTGTAGGTGAAGTCGGCGGTCAGGTTCTGCGTGAGGCCGTACTTGACGTCGAGGCCGCCGTCGCCGGCGCCCTCGTTCAGTATCTGCGGCGTGGAGGTCAGATTGCTGTTGATCGACCCGATGGCGTACGGCTTGATCTCGAACCGGCGGTTGCCGGTCGGCACCTCGACGCCGACGAGGGTGCCCGCGGCCGACAGGCGGAACATGCCGGGGCCGGCGGAGATGGGGACGGTCGTCAGATAGGTGGTCTCGTTCTTGTAGCGGATGCGGCGTCCGAGCTGCAGGCCCCAAACCTGGTTCTGGCCCGACTGGAACCGGAGCGACTTGAACGGGATCTCCATCTCCACGGTCCAGCCTCCGTCGAAGCGGCCCGTGCTCGAGTTCCAGATCGGATTCCAGTCGTTGTTGGGGTTGCCCTCGTCGGTGATCTCGTAGTCGAAGAAGCCGCCGATGGGCGTGATCATGAACGCGAAACCGTTGCGCCGGTCGTAGAACGTGTCGATGCCGACGCTGAAGTAGTCGTTGTTGATGATCTGGAACGAGTCGCGCTGCATCTCGTTGGCGATCCACTGCGACTCGGGGACGGACGACCAGAGCCTCGCGGCCACGTAGACGGCGTCGTCGTTGAAGAAGATCCATGCCTCGGTGCGTTCCGTCGTCGGTGCGCCTTCGATCGGCAACTGCTGCACGAAGCCTTCGATGGAGGGGACCGTCTCGTAGATCCCGTCGTCGAGCACGCCGTCCACGCGCAACGGGGCGTCGAGGCGGACGGCCCGGACCGTGGCGCGGCCCGCGGCATCGCGCGCGACGATCTGCGGGGCGAGGGGAGGAGGCGGACCGTCGATGATGACGCCGGAACCTGCTGTGGCGGAGCTGAAGCCGGCCGGTTGCTCCGCCGGTTCGGAGCGGGGCGGTGCGCCCGTCTCGGGCCCGGGACCGCCGGGGCGTCCGGCCATGGGGCCGCCCGAACCGGGGCGTCCGGTCATGGGGCCGCCGGGTGGACGTCCGGGACGACCGGTCATGGGGCCGCCGGGCGGCCGTCCGGGACGACCGGTCATGGGGCCGGGCCTGCCGGGTGGACGTCCGGGACGACCGGTCATGGGGCCGGGCCTGCGTTCCGGGATTCCGGTCAGCGAGCCGGGGCCCGGGCGCGGCGCCTCCGTGGGCTCGGCTGCGGGAACTGGAGGTTGCGTTCTCACGGACGGCGCCGTCGCGGGTCGAGCCGCCGCGAGCATCGAGCCCGACGCCAGCATCCGGCGCACCTGCGCAGCGACCTGGTCCTGCACGTCGAACAGCTCATCGAATGCACCGTCGACCGTCACCGCGTCGAGCACGGCGGCCGTCGCGGCGTCGAACACGCGCGCCGTGATGCGGAGTCGGTCGCCCATCCTCTGATAGGCGCCGGTCACGAGCCAGGAGACCCCCAGGATCCGGCCCGTCTCGACGATGGCGTCCGGCGCACCCAAGCCCACCTCCGTCGCCCGAGGCACGGACGCCGTCTCGGTGCGGGTCGCGCCGACGCCCGCGCGGTTCAGGTCGGCCGCGAGGCTTTCGGCGATGCCGGTCCCGATCCAGTCGTCCGCCGAATCGCCGGAGATGTTGATGAAGGACAGGATCGCCGCCGTTCCGTCCGCGGCCGTTGCTTGCCGCGGCGGTTGCGCGAGCGCTCGCGAGCCGCTCGACAACGCCGGCTCGACGGCAACGAGGGCCAGCGTCGAAAGTGCGACCGTCAGAGTCGCACGCTGCAGGGCGGCAGTCATAGGCTCTTACCTCACCGGGCGCCACCTGACGTCTCGACCACGTTCCGGATCGCCGCGGCGCCTTCGGAGACGATACCGCCGCCGTTCCCGTTTACATTGATCCAGGTGGCGGTTTGCACGGACGACGCCCGGCGCGCCTCTGTCGCACCGTTCCTGCGGCGCAGACTCCTAGCGCACGGGCACCTGCAGCTCCGGCATCGGTGCGGCGGAGAACAGGCGCTTGAGCGGAATGGCGAGCCACCGCGCCCAGGCGGCGGAGCGCGAAACCCGGGCGCTGTCGGTGGCGATGCCGGTGTTGCCGTACATCTGGCGGTACAGCTTCGACACCAGCATGAACGCCAGGCGGTAGCGGATGGAGCGGACGCAGCGCGAGCGGCGCCAGACCTTGCCGAGGGAGTAGAAGCGATCCCACGCGCGCTGGGTGCCGGTCCGAATCTCCTCGGCCGTCATCGCCGGGTGCGGCGAGAAGATCTTCGGCCGCTTGATCGGCGGAATCAGCCAGTAACGGCTGACCGGCACGCCGTCCACGTCGGGCAGCTCGGCCGCTTCGTTCTTCTCCCACTTCAGGAAGTCGACCGTGCCCGGGAAAGGCGTCAGGGTCAGGAACTGCGCGAAGTCGATGTCCGCGGCATGGGCGAGCGCGGCTGTCGCCTCGAAGCTGTCCGGCCGGTCGCTGGGCAGACCGAAGATGAACGATCCCAGCACGTGCACGCCGTGCTCGCGGAACCGCTGGAGCTGGTTCACCAGGGCGTCGCCGGCCAGGTTGAAGCCCTTGTAGACGTCCTTCAGGCCTTCCTCGGTGACCGCCTCGACACCGATCAGGGCGCCGCGGATGCGCGCGTTGCGCATGGCGTCGAGAAACGCCGGGTCCTCGGCCGCCTCCATCGTGATCTGCGTGAAGAAGACCGTGTCCCGGGGCAGCTTCGCGAGCCGTTCCATCAGCTCGAAGCGTTCCTCGCGCAACGCCTCCAGCTCGTGCAGCCGCGAGGGATCCTCCCGGCGGCGGGCCATCGCCAGATCCTCGAGCGTCACCGGATAGAAGTTGTCGTCGGCCAGCGCGATGAAGCGGAAGCCCATCCGGCGCAACTGAACGATCTCTTCCAGCACGGCGTCGACGGTCCGCTGGCGGGGCTCCTGACCGTCGGTCCGCCAGACGGAGCAGAAGGAGCAGTGCTTCGGGCAACCGCGTACGGTCTGCACCGATGCCCACATGTAGCGATCACGCGGCATCAGGTCCCAGCGCGCCTTCTGCAGCGAGGCGCCGGGGACCCGGCCGCCCTCGTAGATCCGCTCCTGCCGCCCGGCCGCGACGTCGTCGAGCACCTGCGGCCAGATCCCGTCGCCGTCGCCCTTCACCGCCGCGTGCGCGGCGCCCCGTTCGAGCGCCTCCTCCGGATAGAGCGTTGCGTGGATGCCGCCGTAGACGACGTACGCTCCCCGCTCGCGACACAGCCGGCCCACTTCGTAGCCGCGCAACGCGTTGCCGGTGTGAATGCCGATGCCGACGATGTCGCCGGCCTGGATCGTCTCCGGGTCGAGCGGCTCGAGGGTCTCGTCGACGATGTTCGGGTCGCCCCACTTGCGCGGCGTCGCATGGGCCAGAACGTACAGCCAGCGCGGCGTGATGACCGCGAGTCCGAACGCGATGTGACTGGGGTTGATCAAGTGGATGCGCATGAACGCCTGACCTCCGAGTTCGTCTGCCGTACAGACGGAACCGAACAATACTACAGCAGGCGGGTTTCTGGGGCGGCGCTTGCGCGGGACGCTCGACTGGGCGATCATGCAAGAACCAGCCCGGTCCCACGAAGGACCGGCCCGGTCCCGCTCGAACCTGGAGGATGTCCACATGAGAGGCCCTGTTCTCGCGTTCGCCGTGCTGGCGGTGGTGGCGGGCGGAAGCCCGCATAAGGCCGCGGCCCAGAGCGTCGCGCCGGACGAGCCGCCGGCAGCCCCCCGGACGCCCTGGGGGGATCCCGATCTGCAGGGCGTGTGGAACCACGGCACGATCACGCCGCTGGAACGACCGGCGGAGTACGCCGGCCGCGAGCGGCTGACGGACGAGGAAATCGCGGCGGCCAACCTCGCCTCCGAGACGCGGGCCACCTCGGAACGGCGAAGCGAGCTGACTCGGGAGCAGGACGTCGCCCTCGCCTACAACCAGTTCTGGTGGGACCGCGGCATCTCGATCGGCCGCACGTCGCTCATCACCGATCCGCCGGACGGACGGCTGCCCGCGCGCACACGGGAACGCCGGGAGTACGAGGCGACTCCCGAAGCGCAGCGGCTGGCCGCGGCCAAGCGGGGGCGCGTGCCGGCGCACGGGCCGGAGGACATGGATCTGGGCGACCGCTGTCTGGTCTACCGCCACGTGCCGATCACGTCGAGCGGCTACAACAACCACGTTCATATCCTGCAGTCGCCCGGCTACGTCGCCATCTTCCAGGAGCAGATCCACGACTTCCGCATCATCCCGGTCTTCGAGCAGCCCGCGCTGCCCGACCAGGTCCGGCTCTGGCTGGGGGTGTCGCGCGGCCACTGGGAGGGCGACACGCTGGTCGTCGAGACCGGAAACTTCCACGCGCAGACCGACTATCTGGGTTCGGGCCCGAACCGCCGCGTCGTCGAGCGGTTCAGCCGGCGCGGTGCGGACGCCATCGAGTACTCGTTCACGGTGACCGATCCGAGCGTCTGGACGCGTCCGTGGAGCGGGATGGTGCCGTGGCGTCCCGCCGAGGGTCCGACGTTCGAGTACGCCTGTCACGAGGGCAACTACGGCATGACCAATCTCCTCACGTCGTCGCGGGCGGTCGAGGCCCGCCACTGAGGAGTACGAAGACCATCGTAGAACGAGAAAAGCCAAGGAGGTCTACATGACGGTTCGTGGTTTCGCGGCGGTTCTGGCCCTGCTCACGCTGGCGGCGGGTGCATCCGCGCCGGC encodes:
- a CDS encoding B12-binding domain-containing radical SAM protein, which translates into the protein MRIHLINPSHIAFGLAVITPRWLYVLAHATPRKWGDPNIVDETLEPLDPETIQAGDIVGIGIHTGNALRGYEVGRLCRERGAYVVYGGIHATLYPEEALERGAAHAAVKGDGDGIWPQVLDDVAAGRQERIYEGGRVPGASLQKARWDLMPRDRYMWASVQTVRGCPKHCSFCSVWRTDGQEPRQRTVDAVLEEIVQLRRMGFRFIALADDNFYPVTLEDLAMARRREDPSRLHELEALREERFELMERLAKLPRDTVFFTQITMEAAEDPAFLDAMRNARIRGALIGVEAVTEEGLKDVYKGFNLAGDALVNQLQRFREHGVHVLGSFIFGLPSDRPDSFEATAALAHAADIDFAQFLTLTPFPGTVDFLKWEKNEAAELPDVDGVPVSRYWLIPPIKRPKIFSPHPAMTAEEIRTGTQRAWDRFYSLGKVWRRSRCVRSIRYRLAFMLVSKLYRQMYGNTGIATDSARVSRSAAWARWLAIPLKRLFSAAPMPELQVPVR